One window of the Synechococcus sp. CC9311 genome contains the following:
- a CDS encoding autotransporter outer membrane beta-barrel domain-containing protein, translating to MASSLAIKPALSDQYFQSVKTDAGKTYCIGIERGFLDWPGPQFSDGGNQGKWSLDDQDWYVGYQTSKRGALAKELSNKSGFLYAFGTNVDNNIEWRNSGFRQQTYYSNSNNSEPGLKNVGNFAKAFDSEQCESPDPILPINPGDITVPLDPANPDNEVQPSQPTLIDYLSGIDRETRLRNLGRAVNALVIPRNVTASGLATQAYVNDLSDTILERLPSRQLKTELSEVNSQNQDSNQEFEIGGKKYFESSDLQSSFLESAGTRGWVRGFGGSNSPSKTGGLTRNNIEYPDVYNNFYSTHGGFVVGIDTSITENIQLGFFGNYGNISLQQFSGDYTGGGSWNPEGWGGGISASYWTESFYIQGLFGATSFSGTNIREVKIPRIINENYRATKNTTSYMGALRIGAPLTSGRTIIEPQFTAIWNGIQNSEFTESGRFDSLALKTNSYYEQFLQTALGAKLSWPIPQKNGNLFTPTVRVAWLADWNTGNGDISFELANAKNSVKAKIPSNQTNENGVLLEGGIDYAIFNGPTSGWKLYFKGGAKIWANRSTDWRTSGGLTFQF from the coding sequence TCCAGTCTGGCTATAAAGCCTGCTTTGTCAGATCAATATTTTCAGTCTGTTAAAACGGATGCAGGTAAAACCTATTGCATTGGAATTGAGAGAGGATTTCTTGATTGGCCTGGTCCTCAATTTAGTGATGGAGGAAATCAGGGCAAATGGTCACTTGATGATCAAGATTGGTATGTTGGTTACCAGACTTCAAAACGTGGAGCATTAGCAAAAGAATTATCAAATAAAAGCGGTTTTCTTTACGCATTCGGTACAAATGTAGATAATAATATTGAGTGGAGGAACAGTGGGTTCAGGCAACAGACTTATTACAGCAATAGCAATAATAGCGAACCGGGCTTAAAAAATGTCGGAAACTTTGCCAAAGCATTTGATTCAGAACAATGCGAATCACCTGATCCAATCCTTCCAATCAATCCGGGCGACATTACTGTTCCCCTTGATCCCGCCAATCCTGACAACGAAGTTCAACCTTCACAACCAACCCTTATTGATTACTTAAGTGGCATAGATCGAGAAACACGACTTCGAAATCTCGGCAGAGCTGTCAATGCTCTCGTGATTCCACGCAACGTTACAGCCAGTGGTTTAGCTACTCAAGCATATGTAAATGATCTTTCTGACACAATCTTAGAACGATTACCATCCCGCCAACTCAAGACTGAATTATCTGAAGTAAATTCGCAAAACCAAGACAGCAATCAAGAATTTGAAATAGGAGGAAAAAAATACTTTGAAAGTTCGGACCTTCAAAGCTCGTTTTTAGAGTCTGCGGGTACACGAGGCTGGGTACGAGGTTTTGGAGGAAGTAACTCACCTTCCAAAACAGGCGGCCTCACAAGAAATAATATTGAATACCCTGACGTATACAACAACTTTTATTCCACACATGGAGGCTTTGTTGTTGGCATCGATACATCCATCACAGAGAATATTCAATTAGGCTTTTTTGGTAACTACGGTAATATTTCTCTTCAGCAGTTTTCAGGGGATTACACAGGTGGTGGCTCATGGAATCCTGAGGGCTGGGGTGGTGGAATCTCGGCTTCTTATTGGACGGAAAGCTTTTACATTCAAGGACTTTTTGGTGCAACATCATTTTCCGGAACAAACATACGTGAAGTAAAGATTCCACGTATTATCAATGAAAATTATCGTGCCACTAAAAATACAACTTCTTATATGGGTGCCTTAAGGATAGGAGCACCTCTAACATCTGGTAGAACAATTATTGAACCACAATTTACAGCAATTTGGAATGGCATTCAAAACTCCGAATTTACTGAATCAGGTCGTTTTGACAGCCTAGCCCTAAAAACTAATTCTTATTACGAGCAATTTCTCCAGACTGCATTAGGCGCCAAACTTTCATGGCCGATTCCCCAAAAGAATGGCAACTTATTCACACCTACAGTTCGTGTTGCATGGCTTGCTGATTGGAACACTGGGAATGGAGATATTTCTTTTGAACTTGCTAATGCCAAAAATTCTGTTAAAGCAAAAATTCCATCAAACCAAACAAACGAGAATGGTGTCTTATTAGAAGGGGGAATTGATTATGCAATCTTTAATGGTCCAACTTCAGGGTGGAAACTATATTTCAAAGGGGGTGCGAAAATTTGGGCAAATAGATCAACAGATTGGCGTACCAGCGGAGGCCTTACGTTTCAATTCTAA
- the purT gene encoding formate-dependent phosphoribosylglycinamide formyltransferase: protein MTNFPKTVMLLGSGELGKEVAIAAQRLGCHVIACDRYADAPAMQVADQAEVLTMTDPNALKTVVNKHQPDVLIPEIEALAVDALQALEDTGICVIPTARATAVTMNRDRIRNLAAGELGLRTARFAYASDAQELQRAAAPLGWPVVVKPVMSSSGKGQSVVHSAAELDKAWEIAMAGARGSSAQVIVEEFLDFDLEITLLTIRQHDGTTLFCPPIGHQQANGDYQCSWQPASISPSQLQQAQTMARTVTDNLGGAGLFGVEFFLCGDEVVFSELSPRPHDTGLVTLISQNLSEFDLHLRAVLGLPIPSITAADAAASRVILAESQGHHVQFSGVEQALTEPDTNLLLFGKREARPGRRMGVALARGTQINEALAKADRCAAAVKVQVMD, encoded by the coding sequence ATGACGAACTTCCCAAAAACAGTGATGCTGCTCGGCAGCGGCGAACTGGGCAAAGAGGTTGCGATCGCCGCCCAGAGACTGGGTTGCCACGTCATCGCCTGCGACCGTTACGCCGATGCGCCAGCCATGCAGGTCGCAGATCAGGCCGAAGTGCTGACCATGACCGATCCAAACGCCCTAAAGACTGTTGTGAACAAGCATCAGCCGGATGTGCTGATCCCAGAAATCGAAGCGCTGGCAGTGGATGCCTTGCAAGCACTGGAAGACACCGGCATTTGCGTGATTCCCACCGCCAGGGCCACTGCAGTAACGATGAATCGCGACCGAATCAGGAATCTTGCTGCGGGTGAACTCGGACTACGCACCGCACGCTTTGCCTATGCCTCCGATGCACAGGAGCTCCAGCGTGCCGCCGCACCGTTGGGTTGGCCCGTGGTCGTCAAGCCAGTGATGAGTTCCTCGGGGAAAGGCCAAAGTGTGGTTCACTCCGCTGCTGAATTAGATAAAGCCTGGGAGATCGCCATGGCAGGAGCCCGAGGCAGTTCCGCCCAGGTGATCGTGGAGGAATTTCTTGATTTTGATCTTGAAATCACCCTGCTCACCATCCGTCAACACGATGGAACCACCCTGTTTTGCCCACCGATTGGGCATCAACAAGCCAATGGCGACTACCAATGCAGTTGGCAGCCTGCGTCGATCTCGCCCAGCCAACTGCAACAAGCCCAAACGATGGCCCGCACAGTCACCGACAACCTTGGCGGTGCCGGTCTGTTTGGGGTGGAATTTTTCTTATGCGGCGATGAAGTGGTGTTTTCTGAGCTCTCTCCACGACCGCATGACACCGGGCTAGTGACGTTGATCAGCCAAAACCTAAGCGAATTCGACCTGCATCTCCGTGCCGTATTGGGGCTACCGATCCCCTCGATCACTGCTGCCGATGCTGCAGCCAGCCGCGTCATCCTGGCCGAGAGCCAGGGACACCATGTTCAATTCAGTGGTGTGGAACAAGCGCTCACGGAGCCAGACACCAACCTTCTGCTCTTTGGCAAACGAGAGGCTCGGCCAGGGCGTCGGATGGGCGTTGCCCTAGCCCGCGGTACCCAGATCAACGAAGCCTTAGCCAAGGCAGACCGCTGTGCAGCGGCAGTGAAGGTTCAGGTCATGGATTGA